The nucleotide sequence CCAACCAGACAACTATAGTATACCGGAGCTTAAAAACAGAAAAAAATCGAAATGGAGTCACTTTTTGAAGTGTCTACCATTTCGATTTCTGTTCATCGACCGGCCGATGCATGTTTTCAATGCGCAGAAGCTGATGAGTGTCTTGATATTTTCTACAGAGACATTCTCTAGTATTGGAGCTTATAAAGTAATGACGCCGATAGCAATGGAAAAGAAAATCATTACAAAGCATGACCCCAACGCCCATTTAAAAATGAATTTTTGATGGTCTCCGAACTCCACCCCTGCCATACCGACAAGCAAGTAAGCAGAAGCCATCAAGGGGCTCATCGCATGAATCGGCTGGCCCAATAAGGACGCACGTGCAATTTCAACCGGATCCACGCCATAAGCTGCTGCCGTTTCAGCTAAAATTGGCAGTACGCCGAAATAATAAGGATCATTTGCCATAAAGTAGGTGAATGGGATGCTGGTGACAGCTGTAATAACAGCAAAATACGAGCCTAGCGATTCCGGAATCACTGCTACTAAACTGTTAGCCATCGCATCGACCATTTCTGTTCCGGATAAAATCCCTGTAAAAATACCAGAAGCAAAAACCAATCCCACAACTGCAAGGACATTTCCTGCATGGCTGGAAATTCTTTTCTTCTGATCATCCAGGTTTGGGTAGTTGATCATCAGTGCGATGACAAAAGCAATCATGAACAGTGTAGCCAATGGCAAGACCGAAGCAACCAAACATACTATCAAGGCAATGGTTAAAATAAGATTTATCCATATCAACTTTGGCCGTTTCGTGTCATTCGGAATAGCCGTTTCGCTTATTTCACTTAACGCAAGCGTCTCTTTCACAGAATACTGAATCTCAGCAACGCCCAATCTTTTCCGCTCTTTTCTCCCAAGGACAAATGCCGTAAACAAAGTCCATAAAATCCCGGCTGCCATTACAGGGATGAGCGGCGTAAATACATCCGCCATATCCAGCTGCAGTGCCGCTACTGCTCTTGCTGTCGGTCCGCCCCAAGGCATCATGTTCATGACGCCGAATGAAAGCATCGCGACACAAGTCAATATCAGCGGGTTCATGCCAATCCGCTTATAAAGCGGCAGCATGGCTGATACGGTGATCATATAAGTAGTGGTGCCATCGCCATCAAGTGCTACAAGCATTGCCAGGATAGCCGTCCCTAAAACAATCTTCAACGGATCTCCCTTAACAATCGCTAAAATTTTTGAAACAAGTGGATCAAACAAGCCTGCGTCAATCATAATACCGAAGTACAGAATAGCGAACATCAACATAACCCCGGTAGGAGCAACTTGCTTGATCCCTTCCATCATCATGTCGCCAAGCCCTGCACCAAAACCTCCAAGCAACGCGAACAACGTCGGTATTGTTACCAGCGCAACCAATGCAGACATCCGTTTTGTGATGATCAAAAACATAAATACAGCGATCATTGAATAACCCAAAAGAGCTAACATATTTAATCCCCCTTAAAATTTTT is from Planococcus liqunii and encodes:
- a CDS encoding CitMHS family transporter, yielding MLALLGYSMIAVFMFLIITKRMSALVALVTIPTLFALLGGFGAGLGDMMMEGIKQVAPTGVMLMFAILYFGIMIDAGLFDPLVSKILAIVKGDPLKIVLGTAILAMLVALDGDGTTTYMITVSAMLPLYKRIGMNPLILTCVAMLSFGVMNMMPWGGPTARAVAALQLDMADVFTPLIPVMAAGILWTLFTAFVLGRKERKRLGVAEIQYSVKETLALSEISETAIPNDTKRPKLIWINLILTIALIVCLVASVLPLATLFMIAFVIALMINYPNLDDQKKRISSHAGNVLAVVGLVFASGIFTGILSGTEMVDAMANSLVAVIPESLGSYFAVITAVTSIPFTYFMANDPYYFGVLPILAETAAAYGVDPVEIARASLLGQPIHAMSPLMASAYLLVGMAGVEFGDHQKFIFKWALGSCFVMIFFSIAIGVITL